One region of Bosea sp. 29B genomic DNA includes:
- a CDS encoding SDR family oxidoreductase: MSGHNKVAIITGAGSGVGRSVAIAFLKDGYRTVLAGRRTDALEETITLSGAPAEQALAVSTDVTDKKSVEALFAATKAKFGRVDVLFNNAGVNAPGGVLLEDLSLEDWQRVVDTNLTGPFLCTQEAFKAMKSQEPRGGRIINNGSISAQVPRPNSAAYTATKHAISGLTKTSSLDGRKYDIAVGQVDIGNALTEMAKKMTTGVPQPDGSIKVEPVMDVDHVATTVLHMAGLPLEANILFVTVMATKAPLVGRG, from the coding sequence ATGTCTGGGCATAACAAGGTCGCGATCATCACCGGTGCCGGCTCGGGCGTCGGCCGGTCCGTCGCCATCGCCTTCCTGAAGGACGGCTATCGTACCGTGCTGGCCGGGCGCCGCACCGATGCCCTCGAAGAAACGATCACGCTCTCGGGCGCCCCGGCCGAGCAGGCGCTCGCGGTCTCGACCGACGTGACCGACAAGAAATCGGTCGAAGCCCTGTTCGCCGCGACCAAGGCCAAGTTCGGCCGGGTCGACGTGCTGTTCAACAATGCCGGCGTCAATGCGCCGGGCGGCGTGCTGCTGGAGGACCTTTCGCTGGAGGACTGGCAGAGGGTGGTCGACACCAACCTGACCGGCCCGTTCCTGTGCACGCAGGAGGCCTTCAAGGCGATGAAGTCGCAGGAGCCGCGCGGCGGGCGCATCATCAACAACGGCTCGATCTCGGCGCAGGTGCCGCGGCCGAACTCGGCGGCCTATACCGCGACCAAGCATGCCATCTCCGGCCTGACCAAGACCTCCTCGCTCGACGGGCGCAAATACGACATCGCCGTCGGCCAGGTCGACATCGGCAATGCGCTGACCGAGATGGCCAAGAAGATGACCACCGGCGTGCCGCAGCCGGACGGCTCGATCAAGGTCGAGCCGGTGATGGATGTCGACCACGTCGCCACGACCGTGCTGCACATGGCCGGCCTGCCGCTCGAGGCCAACATCCTGTTCGTCACGGTGATGGCGACCAAGGCCCCGCTCGTCGGCCGCGGCTGA
- a CDS encoding kelch repeat-containing protein, producing MTSLNRRSFVAAGAASLAGTAFAQQPGHEQHGGHYERLNQPGRIGKPELAASQNVFDSPAPKAADPGRWSTKALLPLPRSEMAWAAAHDERMHIVGGYGEQRTDRPYHHVYDPKADKWADGAPLPQGANHVGVAFLDGKLYAIGGFLEQNRKPHPRCFVYDPKADKWAEIAPLPRPIGSAAIVGLNGVLHSIGGAIGDTTESKTSVNWHRVYDPKADAWSERAPLQTARDHTGTLAIGQLIHVIGGRVDSFHTNSNLHHAYDPATDKWAPRNPLPTARSGHGAVLYRGKVFIMGGEGTNRVFGQMEAYDPASDGWEQYAPMLTPRHGLGAALVGDAIHVAGGGPIMGGGVQSAVHEAFSLG from the coding sequence ATGACCAGCCTGAACCGCCGCAGTTTCGTCGCCGCCGGAGCGGCGAGCCTCGCCGGAACCGCTTTCGCCCAGCAGCCCGGCCATGAGCAGCACGGCGGCCATTACGAGCGGCTGAACCAGCCCGGCCGCATCGGCAAGCCCGAGCTCGCCGCCTCGCAGAACGTCTTCGATTCACCGGCGCCCAAGGCCGCCGATCCCGGCCGCTGGAGCACGAAGGCGCTGCTGCCGCTGCCGCGCTCGGAAATGGCCTGGGCGGCGGCGCATGACGAGCGCATGCACATCGTCGGCGGCTATGGCGAGCAGCGCACCGACCGGCCCTATCACCATGTCTACGATCCCAAGGCCGATAAATGGGCTGACGGCGCGCCGCTGCCGCAGGGCGCCAACCATGTCGGCGTCGCCTTTCTCGATGGCAAGCTCTACGCCATTGGCGGCTTCCTCGAGCAGAACCGCAAGCCGCATCCACGCTGCTTCGTCTACGATCCCAAGGCAGACAAATGGGCAGAGATCGCGCCTTTGCCCCGCCCGATCGGCTCGGCCGCGATCGTCGGCCTGAACGGCGTGCTGCACTCGATCGGCGGCGCGATCGGCGACACCACCGAGAGCAAGACCTCGGTCAACTGGCACCGCGTCTACGATCCCAAGGCCGATGCCTGGAGCGAGCGCGCGCCGCTGCAGACGGCGCGCGACCACACCGGCACGCTGGCGATCGGACAGCTGATCCACGTCATCGGTGGGCGTGTCGACTCGTTCCACACCAACTCCAACCTGCACCACGCCTATGACCCGGCGACCGACAAATGGGCGCCGCGCAATCCGCTACCGACCGCCCGCTCCGGCCATGGCGCCGTGCTCTATCGCGGCAAGGTCTTCATCATGGGCGGCGAAGGCACCAACCGCGTCTTCGGCCAGATGGAGGCCTATGACCCCGCCAGCGACGGCTGGGAGCAATACGCCCCGATGCTGACGCCGCGCCACGGCCTCGGCGCCGCCCTCGTCGGCGACGCCATCCACGTCGCCGGCGGCGGCCCGATCATGGGCGGAGGCGTCCAGAGCGCCGTGCACGAGGCGTTCAGTCTGGGGTGA